The proteins below are encoded in one region of Deltaproteobacteria bacterium:
- a CDS encoding flippase-like domain-containing protein yields the protein MAPIAEPRRRWKGKTLLIWTVVGAAAVFALLSLFADFHGLVRALENFPLHILLAVGLLALGNYALRFLKWHWYLSSMKHRIPLGPNALVFVSAFAFTVTPAKAGEFIKAFILKARHRVPYTVSTAVLLMERFTDVLAILLLALSGLFLGSLNPFWTGMAVIFVVVFILVVRNRKFVRAIIEWLGRFKHLKGITENLHEFYDYGWDLMAPGIFTGSMILSLAAWFLEGIGYYLVADGLGFHISILEGVFIYSASILGGALTLFLGGLGATEGSLVGLGIIFGMGKSVAVASAIIIRIMTLWFAVIIGWLAFLFTPTLRSLLGASYMDSPESREVKSVQSPEG from the coding sequence TTGGCACCTATCGCTGAGCCCAGGAGAAGATGGAAGGGGAAGACCCTCCTTATCTGGACTGTAGTCGGCGCCGCCGCCGTCTTTGCCCTGCTCTCGTTGTTTGCTGATTTTCACGGGCTTGTCCGGGCCCTTGAAAACTTCCCTCTCCACATCCTTTTGGCGGTGGGTCTTCTGGCCTTGGGCAATTACGCCCTCAGGTTCCTCAAGTGGCATTGGTACCTGTCGAGCATGAAGCATCGGATTCCTCTGGGCCCCAACGCCCTGGTCTTTGTATCGGCTTTCGCCTTCACCGTGACCCCCGCGAAGGCAGGTGAGTTCATCAAGGCGTTCATTCTCAAAGCCAGGCACCGTGTGCCTTATACCGTATCCACGGCGGTCCTCCTGATGGAGAGGTTTACCGACGTCCTTGCCATACTCCTTCTGGCCCTTTCAGGCCTGTTCCTGGGATCCCTGAACCCGTTCTGGACCGGGATGGCCGTGATTTTCGTTGTCGTGTTTATTCTGGTTGTAAGAAACAGAAAATTCGTACGGGCAATAATCGAGTGGCTGGGCCGATTCAAGCACCTGAAGGGCATTACGGAGAATCTCCACGAGTTCTACGATTACGGCTGGGACCTGATGGCCCCCGGCATCTTCACAGGGTCCATGATCCTCAGCCTGGCCGCCTGGTTCCTGGAAGGGATCGGCTACTACCTGGTGGCCGATGGCCTGGGATTCCACATCTCAATCCTCGAGGGCGTTTTCATCTACTCGGCGTCAATCCTGGGCGGTGCCTTGACCCTGTTTTTAGGGGGATTGGGCGCTACGGAGGGATCACTGGTGGGTCTTGGCATTATCTTCGGAATGGGTAAAAGCGTTGCCGTTGCCTCCGCGATCATCATCCGCATCATGACCCTGTGGTTTGCCGTAATTATCGGTTGGCTCGCATTTCTGTTCACCCCGACACTCAGATCGCTCCTTGGAGCCTCGTATATGGACAGTCCAGAGTCCAGAGAGGTAAAGTCAGTCCAGAGTCCAGAGGGATAA
- a CDS encoding DUF362 domain-containing protein → MSKSRVVVLKTTPETVVDDYGKLMRQAGYREVISGEIPTMLKLNLSWTKYFPACSSQPWQVHGVVKTMLDDGYPLDMIIPVENRTVVTDPIKGARNNRWMSVLESNGLKFTPLTEVKWVKHEFREPLLKLDKIFPEGIEIPEMFLGKNIIHLPTVKTHGHSTTTGAVKNSFGGLLKTVRHYAHKYIHEVLVDLLTMQKELHPGIFAVMDGTVCGNGAGPRTMIPVEKDYILASSDSVAIDSVAAAMMGFDPMTIPYLRMAHERGLGTADPGEIEVEGEDIEGVNFGFTVKRSFVIWGDQLIRKGALQPLEKILLHSPLVFWAPMASNIYHDYVWYPLVGKSIIRKFNDGKWGRLFGTYR, encoded by the coding sequence ATGTCGAAATCCAGGGTCGTTGTCCTGAAAACAACGCCGGAGACGGTTGTCGACGATTATGGGAAACTCATGCGGCAGGCGGGATACCGTGAGGTCATAAGCGGGGAAATCCCCACGATGCTGAAACTGAACCTCTCGTGGACCAAGTATTTCCCCGCCTGTTCCTCCCAGCCATGGCAGGTTCACGGGGTGGTCAAGACCATGCTGGACGACGGGTATCCGTTGGACATGATTATCCCCGTTGAGAACAGGACTGTTGTGACCGACCCCATCAAGGGAGCACGGAACAACAGATGGATGTCCGTCCTCGAATCCAATGGGCTGAAGTTTACCCCCCTTACCGAGGTCAAGTGGGTAAAGCACGAATTCAGAGAGCCGCTGCTCAAACTTGACAAGATCTTCCCTGAGGGCATCGAGATCCCCGAAATGTTCCTGGGAAAGAACATCATCCATCTTCCCACCGTAAAGACCCATGGTCACAGCACCACCACCGGCGCCGTCAAGAACTCCTTTGGAGGGCTTCTGAAAACCGTGAGGCACTACGCCCATAAGTACATCCACGAGGTCCTGGTGGACCTCCTTACCATGCAGAAGGAGCTTCACCCCGGCATCTTTGCCGTCATGGACGGAACCGTGTGCGGCAACGGCGCCGGCCCAAGAACCATGATACCCGTTGAGAAGGATTACATTCTCGCAAGTTCCGACAGTGTGGCCATTGATTCGGTGGCCGCGGCGATGATGGGGTTCGACCCCATGACCATCCCTTATCTGAGAATGGCCCACGAGAGGGGACTTGGGACCGCCGATCCAGGCGAGATCGAGGTCGAGGGAGAAGATATCGAAGGGGTGAATTTCGGTTTCACGGTCAAGAGAAGCTTCGTTATCTGGGGGGACCAGCTGATACGTAAGGGGGCACTGCAGCCCTTGGAAAAGATACTTCTCCATTCGCCCCTGGTCTTCTGGGCGCCAATGGCTTCGAACATCTACCACGACTATGTCTGGTATCCCCTTGTAGGCAAGAGTATTATCCGGAAGTTCAACGACGGCAAGTGGGGCAGGCTCTTTGGCACCTATCGCTGA
- a CDS encoding decaprenyl-phosphate phosphoribosyltransferase, which yields MSIKPLWRLMRPHQWLKNGFVLAALVFARHLLDFSYVSRAAVAVAAFCLASSAVYVFNDIVDREQDRMHSDKKDRPIASGEVSVGTALPFGITLLAGALALTVTLGTAFSISVLSYLGLQLAYNLFLRKIVLLDIFTIALGFVIRAVAGAVAIGVVISPWLILCTLLIALFLGFAKRRHEIVLMGDDAVRHRDILKEYSIPFLDQLISIVTAATIVSYAIYTLSPEGAAHFGGSYMILTLPFVIYGIFRYLYLVHIRQSGGSPTKSLLLDVPLLISVLLWGMTAVAIIYFAG from the coding sequence ATGAGCATCAAGCCCCTCTGGCGTCTCATGAGGCCCCACCAGTGGCTGAAAAACGGATTCGTACTGGCGGCCCTTGTCTTTGCCCGGCATCTCCTTGATTTCTCCTATGTTTCCAGGGCTGCTGTTGCAGTGGCCGCCTTCTGTCTCGCCTCCAGCGCCGTCTACGTTTTTAACGACATTGTCGACCGTGAACAGGACCGGATGCACTCGGACAAAAAGGATCGCCCCATTGCCTCAGGTGAGGTTTCCGTGGGGACGGCCCTGCCGTTTGGAATCACGCTCCTCGCCGGGGCCCTGGCCCTGACCGTTACCCTCGGCACTGCTTTTTCGATCTCGGTGCTGTCCTACCTTGGCCTTCAACTGGCCTATAACCTGTTTTTAAGGAAGATCGTTCTTCTCGACATATTCACCATTGCCCTTGGTTTCGTTATCAGGGCGGTGGCCGGCGCGGTTGCCATCGGGGTTGTCATCTCGCCGTGGCTGATCCTGTGCACCCTGCTTATCGCCCTCTTTCTCGGTTTCGCGAAAAGGAGGCATGAGATTGTTCTCATGGGCGATGACGCCGTTCGTCACAGGGATATCCTCAAGGAATACTCCATCCCGTTCCTTGACCAGCTTATATCCATCGTCACGGCCGCCACCATCGTTTCCTACGCCATTTACACCCTTTCGCCCGAGGGAGCCGCCCATTTCGGCGGAAGCTACATGATACTTACTCTTCCGTTTGTCATTTACGGAATCTTCCGCTATCTCTATCTGGTGCATATCCGTCAAAGCGGGGGAAGCCCCACGAAATCCCTCCTGCTGGACGTGCCCCTGTTGATCTCCGTGCTCCTCTGGGGCATGACGGCGGTTGCGATAATCTATTTTGCGGGATAA
- a CDS encoding phosphomannomutase/phosphoglucomutase, whose translation MTSADFPRHIFRTYDIRGAYGTEITDGIAFCIGWAFGRMTLKRVGASSPLVSVGMDARLHSPAIKAAFTAGLHRAGCRIMDLGLCPSPLTYYSAFKLDPDAFAMITASHNPPGDNGFKLGIGRDTIHSGEMTLLGRMAQSAPPFEASGSLPEIEPVDIISLYVEEIVGRFADLPDVLAKVRRPVKIVIDSGNGTAGPVLPEIMRRLGFEIVEMFSEPDGRFPNHHPDPTLPEALDALRGAINGTGADVGIALDGDADRIGLLDEKGDVIWGDMLLLILARDMIDAAAGRGGDEHPLVISEVKASQVLYDEVEKAGGRTLMWKTGHSLIKAKMKETGAVLAGEMSGHLFFADRYYGYDDALYAAVRLAEVYAKSLAAGRITSFSHLLDGVPKVFNTPEIRIPCPDAEKGRITSQVAEALARHEVDNEKPHIRRIVDIDGVRVVFDEGWGLVRASNTQPVLVMRFEARDQTLLDSYQSLFHDILAGVMERSQ comes from the coding sequence ATGACTAGCGCGGATTTTCCACGGCATATCTTCAGGACCTACGATATCCGCGGGGCCTATGGAACCGAGATCACGGACGGCATTGCCTTCTGTATCGGGTGGGCTTTCGGGCGCATGACCCTGAAGCGGGTTGGGGCTTCATCACCACTGGTTTCGGTGGGAATGGACGCCCGTCTCCATTCCCCGGCCATCAAGGCAGCCTTTACGGCAGGCCTCCATCGGGCAGGATGCAGGATAATGGACCTGGGCCTCTGCCCATCCCCTCTGACCTACTATTCGGCCTTTAAACTTGACCCGGACGCGTTTGCCATGATAACGGCGAGCCACAACCCACCCGGGGATAACGGTTTTAAACTCGGGATCGGAAGGGATACGATCCACTCCGGGGAGATGACCCTGCTGGGGCGGATGGCGCAGTCAGCCCCACCCTTTGAGGCCTCCGGGAGCCTCCCGGAGATTGAGCCCGTGGATATTATCTCCCTGTACGTGGAGGAGATCGTCGGGAGGTTTGCGGACCTTCCCGATGTCCTCGCGAAAGTAAGAAGACCGGTGAAGATCGTCATCGATTCAGGGAACGGTACCGCGGGCCCCGTCCTCCCGGAGATAATGAGGAGACTGGGCTTCGAGATCGTAGAGATGTTCAGCGAGCCTGACGGACGATTCCCCAACCACCACCCCGACCCGACCCTCCCCGAGGCCTTGGATGCCCTCAGAGGGGCCATAAACGGGACCGGAGCGGACGTCGGCATCGCCCTGGACGGCGATGCCGACCGCATCGGCTTGCTGGATGAGAAGGGAGACGTCATCTGGGGGGATATGCTCCTTCTGATCCTCGCCAGGGATATGATCGACGCCGCGGCCGGCAGGGGAGGGGATGAACATCCCCTCGTCATCTCGGAGGTCAAGGCATCCCAGGTTCTTTACGACGAGGTTGAGAAAGCGGGAGGCAGAACCCTGATGTGGAAAACAGGCCATTCGCTCATCAAGGCAAAGATGAAGGAAACCGGGGCCGTACTGGCCGGTGAGATGAGCGGCCATCTCTTTTTTGCGGACAGGTATTACGGATACGACGACGCGCTTTATGCCGCTGTGAGGCTGGCGGAGGTCTATGCAAAATCCCTCGCCGCGGGGAGAATAACATCATTTTCCCACCTTCTCGATGGGGTCCCCAAGGTGTTCAACACCCCGGAGATCCGTATCCCGTGTCCCGACGCGGAAAAAGGACGGATCACTTCCCAGGTCGCCGAGGCATTGGCGCGGCATGAAGTTGATAACGAGAAGCCGCACATTCGGAGGATCGTGGATATTGACGGCGTCAGAGTCGTCTTCGACGAGGGATGGGGCCTTGTTCGGGCCAGCAACACCCAGCCGGTCCTGGTGATGAGGTTCGAGGCCCGGGATCAGACCCTTCTCGATTCATACCAATCCCTTTTCCATGACATCCTGGCAGGGGTAATGGAGAGGAGCCAATGA
- a CDS encoding mannose-1-phosphate guanylyltransferase/mannose-6-phosphate isomerase — protein MSDLFAVILAGGSGTRLWPLSRQYSPKQLLNLADDGELSLLQDTVRRLGSRVTPDRMVIVTSEGLRPEVKRQISDYLAPGADRCFIVGEPSGRNTAPAVLLGAMLIQRKDPDAVIIAAPADHIVQDSAAFELALDTSVRAAAAGCLATFGITPHRPETGYGYIRAGEKRDGYFLVEKFEEKPSIEKAESFLEKGGYLWNSGMFCFRASTIIDEARRYLPEMMRALEEVDLETLSGLERAYGEIEAISIDHGIMEKTRKAVVVPLSAGWSDVGSWDSLYEIGSKDADGNLTRGDVLAFDTSGSLLVGSGRMLAVTGMKDIIVVDAEDAILVCPRGKSQDVRKVVGRLDEEGRTEHLMHPTVQKPWGSYKVLEKGRGYLVKRITVDPGQKLSLQMHRHRSEHWVVVAGKALVTVGEETAVKEADEETFIPPLTHHRLENVGQEPLDIIEVQYGKVISEDDIIRFEDIYGRVHD, from the coding sequence ATGAGCGATCTTTTCGCAGTCATACTCGCGGGTGGCTCCGGAACACGCCTCTGGCCTTTGAGCAGGCAGTATTCCCCGAAGCAGCTTCTCAACCTCGCCGATGACGGTGAATTATCCCTCCTGCAGGATACCGTCAGGCGCCTTGGGTCGAGAGTGACCCCGGACAGGATGGTTATTGTAACCTCCGAGGGGCTCCGTCCCGAGGTAAAAAGGCAGATATCGGATTACCTCGCTCCCGGCGCCGACCGATGCTTCATCGTCGGTGAGCCGTCGGGACGCAACACGGCGCCCGCCGTTCTTCTGGGGGCCATGCTGATTCAACGAAAAGACCCGGACGCGGTCATCATTGCCGCCCCGGCCGACCATATTGTCCAGGACTCCGCGGCGTTCGAACTGGCGCTGGATACCTCCGTGCGGGCCGCAGCCGCAGGATGCCTGGCTACCTTCGGGATCACCCCCCATCGGCCTGAAACCGGCTACGGCTATATCAGGGCAGGTGAAAAGCGGGATGGCTACTTCCTCGTTGAAAAATTTGAGGAAAAACCATCAATTGAGAAGGCGGAGAGTTTTCTGGAAAAGGGCGGTTACCTCTGGAACAGCGGTATGTTCTGTTTCAGGGCCTCCACCATTATCGATGAGGCCAGGCGATACCTGCCGGAAATGATGAGAGCCCTGGAAGAGGTGGACCTGGAGACCCTCTCCGGCCTTGAACGCGCCTACGGTGAAATAGAGGCCATCTCCATAGACCATGGGATCATGGAGAAAACCCGAAAGGCCGTGGTGGTCCCCCTTTCAGCCGGTTGGAGCGATGTGGGAAGCTGGGATTCCCTCTACGAGATCGGAAGCAAGGACGCCGACGGGAACCTTACCAGGGGAGATGTCCTGGCGTTCGATACATCAGGCAGCCTCCTGGTGGGAAGCGGCAGGATGTTGGCCGTTACGGGGATGAAGGATATCATTGTCGTGGATGCCGAGGACGCGATTCTCGTCTGTCCCAGGGGAAAGTCGCAGGACGTGAGAAAGGTGGTCGGGCGGCTGGATGAGGAGGGGAGGACTGAGCATCTCATGCATCCCACGGTTCAAAAACCGTGGGGGTCCTATAAAGTCCTGGAGAAGGGGAGGGGATACCTCGTTAAGAGGATCACCGTCGACCCGGGACAGAAACTGAGCCTTCAGATGCATCGGCACCGAAGCGAACACTGGGTCGTCGTTGCCGGCAAGGCCCTGGTTACAGTGGGCGAGGAGACAGCAGTCAAGGAGGCCGACGAGGAAACCTTCATTCCCCCGTTAACCCACCATCGCCTCGAGAATGTCGGCCAGGAACCCCTGGATATCATCGAGGTGCAGTATGGAAAGGTCATCAGCGAGGATGACATCATCAGGTTCGAAGATATCTATGGAAGAGTCCATGACTAG
- a CDS encoding GDP-L-fucose synthase: MDLKEKNILVTGGAGFLGGFVTRALRDEGVSPSRIHVPRSVEVDLRIQENCAAAVKGKEVVIHLAASVGGIGFNRRNPGVLFYDNIIMGAHLMEAARREGVEKFVQVGTVCAYPNDTPVPFSEDSLWDGYPEETNAPYGIAKRALLVQAQAYRAQYGLNAIYLLPVNLYGPNDNFDLEDSHVIPALIRKCVEAVDEGRDILEVWGSGNATREFLYVEDCARGIVLATRDYDGSRPVNLGSGREISIRDLVGLIAGLTGFKGSIRWNPARPDGQPRRRLDTSRAEAFGFSATISLEDGLARTVKWYREHGRET, from the coding sequence ATGGATCTGAAAGAAAAAAATATTCTCGTCACCGGCGGCGCCGGATTTCTGGGCGGTTTCGTCACCCGGGCGCTAAGGGATGAAGGAGTTTCCCCGTCAAGGATACACGTACCCAGGAGCGTGGAGGTTGACCTCAGGATACAGGAGAACTGTGCCGCCGCCGTAAAGGGGAAGGAAGTCGTTATCCACCTCGCCGCCAGCGTCGGGGGGATCGGATTCAACAGGAGGAATCCGGGCGTTCTCTTTTACGACAACATCATTATGGGCGCCCACCTCATGGAAGCGGCGCGGCGCGAGGGGGTGGAGAAATTCGTGCAGGTGGGGACGGTGTGCGCTTACCCCAACGACACCCCGGTACCGTTTAGCGAGGATTCCCTATGGGATGGGTATCCCGAGGAAACCAACGCTCCCTACGGTATAGCCAAAAGGGCTCTCCTCGTCCAGGCGCAGGCATACCGGGCCCAATATGGGTTAAACGCGATATATCTCCTCCCCGTGAACCTCTATGGACCCAACGACAACTTCGACCTGGAGGATTCCCATGTTATCCCGGCCCTTATCAGGAAGTGCGTCGAAGCCGTGGACGAGGGAAGGGATATTCTCGAGGTCTGGGGATCGGGAAACGCCACCCGGGAGTTTCTTTACGTCGAGGACTGCGCCAGGGGGATCGTTCTGGCCACCCGTGATTACGACGGTTCCAGGCCGGTTAACCTGGGATCCGGCAGGGAGATCAGCATAAGGGACCTGGTAGGCCTCATTGCCGGACTCACCGGCTTTAAGGGATCCATAAGGTGGAACCCGGCCCGGCCGGACGGTCAGCCCAGGAGGCGCCTTGATACCTCCAGGGCCGAAGCGTTCGGTTTTTCGGCCACGATATCCCTGGAGGATGGGCTCGCCCGAACCGTCAAATGGTACCGCGAACATGGGAGAGAGACCTGA